A single Endozoicomonas sp. NE40 DNA region contains:
- a CDS encoding chalcone isomerase family protein: MKKLAVLFASLLMSFTLHAKEVAGVSIEDQLTINIQTLTLNGAGVRKMLFMDLYAGSLYTKHNTSDANTIINSKTPVAMQLDIVSSMITSERMAGTVNEGFETATSGDIAPVRERLDNFISVFSEDIVKGDRFIMLMIPGEGLKAYKNGTYLTTVEGDDFGRILLKIWLGEKPADRNLKRSMLNG, translated from the coding sequence ATGAAAAAGCTGGCTGTATTATTTGCTTCCCTGTTAATGAGTTTCACCCTGCATGCTAAAGAAGTAGCCGGTGTATCGATAGAAGATCAGCTAACCATTAACATTCAGACCCTGACCCTGAACGGTGCCGGTGTTCGTAAAATGCTGTTTATGGATCTGTATGCAGGCTCTCTTTACACCAAACATAACACCAGTGATGCGAACACCATCATTAACAGCAAAACACCGGTAGCCATGCAGCTGGATATTGTATCCAGCATGATTACTTCTGAAAGAATGGCGGGTACGGTTAATGAAGGCTTCGAAACCGCCACCAGTGGTGATATAGCACCGGTACGCGAACGACTGGATAACTTTATCAGCGTCTTTAGCGAAGATATCGTGAAGGGCGATCGCTTCATTATGCTGATGATCCCCGGCGAAGGACTCAAGGCTTACAAAAATGGAACCTACCTGACGACTGTCGAAGGGGATGACTTTGGCCGTATACTGTTAAAAATCTGGTTGGGTGAAAAGCCTGCTGACCGCAACTTAAAGCGCAGTATGCTGAACGGCTGA
- a CDS encoding transposase, whose protein sequence is MLWVHSASISDSLSGEILLACVIKHFKRIRKVWADCGYRGYLEEWFYRRKPRRELEITKRPQGKFVVQARRWVVERTFGWFEGSRRLAKDYEQLPENSESFIYICMIRIMVKRLV, encoded by the coding sequence GTGCTTTGGGTTCATTCAGCTTCTATTAGTGACAGTCTTTCTGGAGAAATATTGCTTGCCTGCGTGATCAAGCACTTCAAGAGAATCCGTAAGGTTTGGGCAGACTGCGGCTACAGAGGGTATCTGGAAGAGTGGTTTTATCGGAGAAAGCCGAGACGAGAGCTGGAAATTACAAAGCGCCCGCAGGGTAAATTTGTTGTGCAAGCCAGGCGATGGGTCGTAGAGAGAACCTTTGGGTGGTTTGAAGGCTCTCGTCGCTTGGCAAAGGATTATGAGCAACTACCAGAGAATTCAGAATCGTTTATCTATATATGTATGATTCGAATAATGGTTAAGAGGCTTGTTTAG
- a CDS encoding chalcone isomerase family protein, which produces MGRTLLKIWLGETPADRNLKRSMLNSCI; this is translated from the coding sequence TTGGGTCGTACACTGTTAAAAATCTGGCTGGGTGAAACGCCTGCCGATCGCAACCTCAAACGAAGTATGCTGAACAGTTGCATTTAA
- a CDS encoding radical SAM protein — MSYSQPEVRELSSGYKFEHPQSEITIRLDRQGRWLSYRCGASFYRRCMGGDVVCGKGEIPLHRSDKVLLVGKIATTLDQWSQSWKGCKRVKSVLQTASGLDFNYYNHQAALYRAVYPEGVPILPPDRYGDLVVQPVTGCPNRACTFCAFYKDKPYKMLPSDRFAQHLLGVQTLLGGQCLIKDGLFIGSANAMALSQRRLMAYLQQIHSCFDPFKRGIAAFADPDFSAPRNTAQWQELANAGVTRLVIGLETGWGALRGRLGKSADLTRVCRAVHDYKRAGISVGITVLAGASEPGYQQENVQRTAAFIKALGLERKDIVYLSPLESANVDRSLRVQELRLMKKHLSICSDAQIVPYQMQRFRYYC; from the coding sequence ATGTCTTACTCCCAGCCCGAGGTTCGGGAACTGTCTTCAGGTTATAAATTTGAACACCCGCAGAGTGAAATAACGATAAGGCTGGATCGTCAGGGACGGTGGTTAAGTTATCGCTGTGGAGCCAGTTTTTACAGGCGCTGCATGGGCGGCGATGTGGTTTGCGGAAAGGGTGAGATACCACTGCACCGCTCGGATAAGGTTCTGCTGGTCGGGAAAATCGCTACTACACTGGATCAGTGGAGCCAGAGCTGGAAAGGGTGCAAACGGGTAAAGTCGGTTTTACAGACTGCCTCCGGGTTGGACTTTAACTATTACAACCATCAGGCTGCGCTTTACAGGGCGGTCTATCCCGAAGGCGTTCCTATTCTTCCTCCTGATCGCTATGGCGACCTGGTGGTTCAGCCGGTCACAGGTTGTCCGAATCGTGCCTGCACGTTTTGTGCGTTTTATAAGGACAAACCCTATAAAATGTTGCCGTCTGATCGGTTTGCACAACACTTGCTGGGCGTACAGACGTTGCTTGGAGGTCAATGTTTGATAAAAGACGGACTGTTTATTGGTTCTGCCAATGCCATGGCTTTATCGCAGCGTCGGTTGATGGCTTACCTTCAGCAAATTCACTCCTGCTTTGATCCATTTAAACGGGGGATCGCAGCCTTTGCCGATCCGGACTTTTCAGCACCGAGAAACACAGCGCAATGGCAGGAGTTGGCGAATGCTGGCGTTACCCGTCTGGTGATTGGTCTGGAAACCGGATGGGGGGCTTTAAGAGGAAGGCTGGGAAAATCTGCTGATCTGACCAGAGTCTGTCGCGCGGTTCATGATTACAAACGGGCAGGCATCAGTGTGGGGATAACGGTTCTTGCCGGAGCCAGCGAACCCGGATACCAGCAGGAAAATGTTCAACGTACCGCTGCATTTATTAAAGCATTGGGACTTGAAAGGAAGGATATTGTCTATCTGTCACCACTGGAATCCGCGAATGTAGACCGAAGTCTGCGTGTACAAGAGTTACGCCTGATGAAAAAGCACTTATCCATTTGCAGTGATGCACAGATCGTTCCCTATCAAATGCAGAGATTTCGCTATTATTGTTAA
- a CDS encoding AbgT family transporter translates to MSQQASPLSTAQGSPTLMDRFLNGVERAGNKLPDPSLMFLYGTILVWILSALLSTVSFDMIHPTTGEAIVVNNLLTGDAFAAFLSSMVGNFTGFAPLGIVLVAMLGVGVSEQSGFINTGLKKMLAVTPKSLLTPALVVVAILSHLAADAGYVLVIPLGGIIFHAAGRHPLAGVVAAFAGVSGGFAASFVPTPTDPLLQGFTQSAAQLFDPEYLVNPLSNWFFAAASSIIVTIVIWFVTERIVEPRLNAHMPIDDDVEAAEDMGSVSDVESRAFRMASLAMLAGLGLLCAFVLPESSPMRSADGELTSLASPLMQSIVPLIFLIFVLPGIVYGLASGVFKKAKDIIDAMGKTMSTMGSYMVMAFFCAQFLAAFGQSNLGTVLALSGAEVLQAMNLPGQVTIVGMILLTAVVNLVIGSASAKWALMGPILIPMLMAVGISPELAQAAYRLGDSVSNIISPLMVFFPLIVVYCQRYIKSAGIGTLASLMMPYSLSLTLIWTIFLLLYWAMGLPLGIQGTYTYPIM, encoded by the coding sequence ATGAGTCAACAGGCCTCCCCTTTATCTACAGCTCAAGGCAGTCCGACATTGATGGATCGTTTCCTCAATGGTGTTGAACGGGCTGGCAACAAGCTGCCTGACCCATCCCTGATGTTCCTGTACGGAACCATTCTGGTATGGATTCTGTCCGCCCTGCTCTCCACAGTCAGCTTTGATATGATTCATCCGACCACAGGCGAAGCCATTGTGGTCAACAACCTGTTAACCGGCGACGCTTTTGCAGCATTTCTGTCGTCGATGGTAGGCAACTTCACCGGTTTTGCCCCTCTGGGGATTGTACTGGTTGCTATGCTGGGGGTTGGTGTGTCGGAGCAGTCCGGCTTTATTAACACCGGCCTGAAGAAGATGCTGGCGGTGACTCCAAAGTCCCTGTTGACACCTGCCCTGGTGGTGGTAGCCATTCTGTCACATCTGGCTGCTGACGCAGGCTACGTACTGGTTATTCCATTGGGTGGTATTATTTTCCATGCCGCTGGCCGTCACCCTCTGGCAGGAGTTGTTGCCGCATTTGCCGGTGTATCCGGCGGTTTTGCTGCCAGCTTTGTTCCGACACCAACCGATCCTCTGCTGCAGGGCTTTACCCAGTCCGCTGCCCAGCTGTTTGATCCGGAGTACCTGGTCAACCCGCTGAGCAACTGGTTCTTTGCAGCCGCTTCAAGCATCATCGTGACCATTGTGATCTGGTTCGTGACCGAGCGTATTGTTGAACCTCGCCTGAATGCCCACATGCCCATCGATGACGATGTTGAAGCCGCAGAAGACATGGGTTCCGTCAGCGATGTAGAAAGCCGTGCTTTCCGCATGGCCAGTCTGGCCATGCTGGCAGGACTCGGCCTGCTATGCGCCTTTGTGCTTCCGGAGTCTTCCCCAATGCGTTCTGCTGACGGCGAGCTGACTTCCCTGGCCTCGCCACTAATGCAGTCCATCGTGCCTCTGATCTTCCTGATCTTTGTTCTGCCGGGCATCGTTTATGGTTTGGCTTCCGGCGTGTTCAAAAAAGCCAAGGACATCATCGACGCCATGGGAAAAACCATGTCCACCATGGGTTCCTACATGGTGATGGCATTCTTCTGCGCTCAGTTCCTGGCGGCTTTTGGCCAGTCGAATCTGGGAACCGTACTGGCTTTAAGTGGTGCCGAAGTGCTACAGGCAATGAACCTGCCAGGACAGGTGACCATCGTCGGTATGATTCTTCTGACAGCTGTCGTTAACCTGGTGATTGGCTCTGCTTCAGCCAAGTGGGCGTTGATGGGACCGATCCTGATCCCAATGCTGATGGCCGTGGGTATCTCGCCGGAACTGGCACAGGCTGCCTATCGTCTGGGCGATTCGGTATCGAATATCATCTCTCCGCTGATGGTATTTTTCCCGCTGATCGTGGTTTACTGCCAGCGTTATATCAAGAGTGCCGGCATTGGTACCCTGGCGTCCCTGATGATGCCATACTCTCTGTCCCTGACCCTCATCTGGACAATCTTCCTGCTGCTGTACTGGGCAATGGGGCTTCCCCTGGGTATCCAGGGAACTTATACCTACCCGATTATGTAA
- a CDS encoding protein kinase family protein, with translation MNVSNAVSFPMTFREALNQPTECSSCEESLRTSSDSTSGGDSSADTKSDTSVSKINATRTTGLTKTCENKASDTSQACLNKTPGFSGESPFTKSFSQFDSQDVSKMFLSMDSDEPLNLAGNIQPAPLAAETPGKMHLLPLKRGGKLDEISPGVPDRLVGLPCLGKGSYGYVYLVDKDIKGVDRGALKRFITHENGVSERQHRQAAREVYTHIECDHQNVVRTLAYHVQGHSVMLLMEPMSCDLEKFLKEPNEKITLDSLLNILEGIFRGVEYLHKELRVLHGDIKLKNVLLNGQLEAKITDFGFASSIDQPRTLSSEPPCFYMAPELTCQQREYMSEKTEVFCLGFIALQLLTGKPIYHAWVNNPNHCRKNFSYSPKLYEAYRQYFVNTDLVEQEKVNGKPVITSVLDAKKIAKELHNEKDVKEKDLADFLQKMVWLCMNHSPESRLTLTEAKGFLIDFIEQTKIPKAHKRSCTVANQPTAAKKKLF, from the coding sequence ATGAATGTGTCCAACGCAGTCAGTTTTCCAATGACTTTCAGAGAGGCCCTCAATCAACCCACTGAGTGCAGCTCGTGTGAAGAGAGTTTACGTACGTCATCGGATTCAACCAGCGGTGGAGATAGCAGCGCCGATACTAAAAGTGATACGTCAGTATCAAAAATAAATGCAACCAGAACAACCGGGTTGACTAAAACCTGTGAGAACAAAGCTTCTGATACATCGCAGGCCTGTTTAAACAAGACTCCGGGGTTCTCTGGAGAGTCGCCGTTCACCAAGTCGTTTTCCCAGTTTGATTCACAGGATGTTTCCAAAATGTTTTTGTCGATGGACTCGGATGAACCACTCAATCTAGCAGGGAACATACAGCCTGCCCCTTTAGCGGCGGAAACCCCCGGGAAAATGCATTTATTACCACTGAAGCGCGGAGGAAAACTCGATGAGATAAGCCCTGGAGTGCCTGACAGGCTGGTGGGGCTTCCATGTCTTGGAAAAGGAAGCTACGGCTATGTCTATCTGGTGGATAAGGACATCAAAGGTGTGGACAGGGGAGCGCTTAAACGGTTTATTACACATGAAAACGGGGTTTCAGAACGACAACATCGGCAAGCGGCAAGAGAAGTTTATACCCATATTGAATGTGATCATCAAAATGTCGTCAGAACTCTGGCTTACCATGTACAAGGTCATTCTGTAATGCTCCTGATGGAGCCAATGTCCTGTGATCTGGAGAAATTCCTGAAGGAGCCAAATGAAAAAATCACCCTGGACAGTTTACTTAATATTCTGGAAGGTATTTTTCGTGGTGTTGAGTACCTTCACAAAGAGTTAAGGGTGTTACATGGTGATATAAAGCTCAAGAATGTTCTACTGAATGGGCAATTAGAAGCCAAAATTACCGACTTTGGTTTTGCCTCCAGCATTGATCAGCCAAGAACGCTATCCAGTGAACCACCCTGCTTTTATATGGCACCGGAGTTAACGTGTCAGCAGCGTGAATATATGAGCGAAAAAACTGAGGTTTTTTGTCTGGGATTTATTGCTTTGCAGTTATTAACAGGGAAACCGATTTATCATGCCTGGGTGAATAATCCCAATCATTGCAGGAAAAATTTTTCATACAGTCCGAAGCTTTATGAGGCCTATCGGCAGTATTTTGTAAACACAGATTTAGTTGAGCAGGAGAAGGTAAACGGTAAACCTGTCATAACCAGTGTTCTCGATGCGAAGAAGATAGCCAAAGAATTGCATAATGAGAAGGACGTGAAGGAAAAAGATCTGGCAGATTTTTTACAAAAAATGGTTTGGCTGTGTATGAATCATTCGCCGGAGAGTCGGTTAACGTTAACAGAAGCTAAAGGTTTTCTGATTGATTTCATTGAGCAAACAAAGATACCGAAAGCGCATAAAAGATCCTGTACTGTAGCCAATCAACCTACAGCCGCTAAGAAGAAGTTATTTTGA
- a CDS encoding efflux RND transporter permease subunit, with the protein MRLGWWMILCLFFSLVESKLILPAHLAHMRKVEAGKLPANRLAKLQDRVDRGLQSFVSKVYQPLMEKALRNRYVTLSVFAGVMIITVSVLVSPLIRFVFFPKIPSDMIEVTLDMHAGVSIADRNAALIRIEQAAMRVDERYRQENEGENLVESIMLWSRGDDEGVIIAELSKAEKRSIEVDDVASLWRNETGSIVGLQKLDFSTERHAGGSKPVYFRLSSNDNRQLQQAAAELEAKLQSYDGVYDVENTTESAIDEVILDILPGAQALGLNLASLGNQVRQGFYGQEVQKIQRGREEVKVILRYPREDRDDLTDLDRVRIRTADGSEVPFYQVATITPGQGTSYIRRTNGKRALAVSANVDVKRIEPDAVIKDVRDNFLPDLYARYPDVTSGLDGASLEQKQTVEQLAVLGSMALLMIYALIAIPLRSYVQPVIIMAIIPFGLVGALVGHLLMGKSFSLMSTFGLIALAGVLVNDSLILVDFINKAKAAGKGLYEAAIFAGRERFRAIILTSLTTFLGLVPITMEKSLQAQAVSPMAISLGFGILFATAITLILTPTLYVVIAELGQGCRRLWYGEKVSKPLGE; encoded by the coding sequence ATGCGATTGGGCTGGTGGATGATACTTTGTCTTTTCTTTTCACTGGTGGAATCAAAACTTATCCTACCTGCACACCTTGCCCATATGCGCAAAGTCGAGGCTGGCAAGCTTCCTGCTAACCGGCTGGCAAAACTACAGGATCGGGTTGACCGTGGGCTGCAATCGTTTGTGAGTAAGGTTTACCAGCCTTTGATGGAAAAGGCGCTGCGTAATCGTTATGTCACCCTCAGTGTGTTTGCCGGGGTTATGATCATAACCGTGAGTGTGCTGGTCAGCCCGCTCATCCGGTTTGTCTTCTTCCCGAAAATTCCCAGCGACATGATTGAAGTGACGCTCGATATGCATGCGGGTGTTTCTATTGCGGACAGGAATGCCGCCCTGATACGTATTGAACAGGCAGCGATGCGTGTAGACGAACGCTATCGGCAGGAAAACGAGGGTGAAAACCTCGTCGAAAGCATTATGCTCTGGTCAAGAGGTGACGATGAGGGCGTGATTATTGCCGAGTTGAGCAAGGCTGAGAAACGTTCCATTGAAGTAGATGACGTAGCCAGTTTATGGCGCAATGAAACCGGCTCAATCGTCGGCCTACAGAAACTGGACTTTTCTACAGAGCGTCATGCCGGTGGTTCCAAGCCGGTTTATTTTCGCCTGAGCAGCAATGATAACAGACAACTGCAGCAGGCGGCTGCAGAACTGGAAGCGAAGTTGCAATCATACGACGGTGTTTATGATGTTGAAAACACGACAGAGTCTGCCATTGATGAAGTCATTCTGGATATTCTTCCGGGCGCCCAGGCGCTGGGGCTGAACCTTGCCAGCCTGGGTAACCAGGTGCGTCAGGGCTTTTATGGTCAGGAAGTCCAGAAGATTCAGCGTGGACGTGAAGAGGTGAAGGTTATTCTGCGCTACCCGAGGGAAGACCGGGATGATCTAACCGATCTGGACCGGGTGCGTATCCGGACAGCGGATGGCAGCGAGGTACCCTTCTATCAGGTAGCGACTATTACGCCGGGACAGGGTACCAGTTATATCCGGCGAACCAATGGTAAACGGGCATTGGCGGTATCTGCCAATGTTGATGTAAAACGTATTGAACCTGATGCGGTCATTAAGGATGTCAGGGATAATTTTCTGCCGGATCTTTATGCCCGCTACCCTGATGTGACCAGTGGTCTGGATGGTGCCAGCCTGGAGCAGAAACAGACTGTGGAGCAGCTGGCGGTTCTGGGTTCCATGGCGCTGTTGATGATCTATGCTCTGATCGCCATTCCTCTGCGTTCTTATGTGCAACCGGTCATTATTATGGCCATTATTCCGTTTGGGCTGGTGGGGGCGCTGGTGGGTCATTTGTTGATGGGTAAATCGTTCAGCCTGATGTCAACCTTCGGCCTGATCGCCCTGGCAGGTGTGCTGGTGAATGACAGCCTGATCCTTGTGGATTTTATCAACAAGGCAAAAGCAGCGGGCAAAGGGCTTTATGAGGCGGCTATCTTTGCGGGGCGTGAACGTTTCAGGGCGATTATCCTGACATCGCTGACGACCTTTCTTGGGCTGGTGCCGATTACCATGGAAAAGAGCCTTCAGGCTCAGGCTGTGTCTCCTATGGCGATTTCCCTTGGGTTCGGGATACTGTTTGCCACAGCCATTACTTTGATCCTGACTCCAACCCTGTATGTCGTTATTGCCGAGCTGGGGCAGGGCTGCCGGCGGCTCTGGTATGGGGAGAAGGTATCAAAGCCCCTGGGGGAGTAA
- a CDS encoding efflux RND transporter permease subunit, which produces MMSQNNDNSVNRKGVIAWFANNPVAANLLMVSIIAAGLLSVFTIKKTIFPDFEADTIQVSISYPGAGADDIEQSVVLKVEEAVRTLSGIKKVVSTAREGLGRVRIEVETGFDLDTLYNDVKVSVEGLTTLPVETETPVITKIEPERRVLLVTVFGDIDRLSLQRTAQSLQEALLTLPTVTKTRLLGEDDLEISIQLSESALRKYGLTFDEVSRALQSASIDVAGGSIKTRDGDISVKTRGQAYTGFDFADFVVRTNADGSRLYLRDIAEIHDGFVEDEGIVRFNGREAITISIISEGDISALQTSRDVRQFLTQYQSQLPVGVEAQPWGDGAYYLKSRLSMMMENMLSGGILVFLLLTLFLRMRVAFWVVVGIPVCFLGAIWLMPNAFMPVSINMLSLFGFILVLGVVVDDAIIMGESVYTSISRYGHTTDNVVAGVRRVVVPATFGVLTTIAAFLPVLFVTGKASPFFHAIGLVDDTLSFLFTGGIKTYPTCTPCPYAQSRGWQASC; this is translated from the coding sequence ATGATGTCCCAGAACAATGATAACAGTGTCAACAGGAAAGGGGTGATTGCCTGGTTTGCCAACAATCCTGTGGCGGCTAACCTGCTGATGGTCAGTATTATTGCTGCTGGCCTGCTGAGCGTATTTACGATCAAGAAAACGATATTCCCGGATTTTGAGGCAGATACCATTCAGGTTTCCATCAGCTACCCCGGTGCTGGGGCTGATGATATTGAACAGAGTGTTGTCCTGAAAGTTGAGGAAGCGGTTCGGACTCTGTCCGGTATCAAGAAAGTGGTCAGTACCGCCCGGGAAGGTCTCGGGCGTGTCCGTATTGAAGTGGAAACCGGGTTTGACCTTGATACACTCTATAACGATGTCAAAGTCTCGGTAGAAGGTTTAACCACTTTGCCGGTAGAGACAGAGACGCCGGTTATTACCAAAATTGAACCAGAAAGACGTGTGTTGCTGGTGACCGTGTTCGGTGACATAGATCGGCTGTCACTGCAACGAACAGCACAGTCTTTACAGGAAGCATTACTGACACTGCCCACTGTCACCAAAACCCGGCTGCTGGGTGAAGATGATCTGGAAATTTCTATCCAGCTGTCTGAGTCTGCGCTTCGAAAATACGGTTTGACGTTTGATGAGGTCTCAAGGGCTTTGCAGAGTGCCTCCATTGATGTGGCGGGTGGTTCTATTAAAACCCGCGACGGCGATATTTCCGTAAAAACCCGGGGACAGGCGTATACCGGATTTGATTTTGCAGACTTTGTCGTGCGAACCAATGCAGACGGTAGTCGCCTTTATCTGCGGGATATTGCTGAAATACACGACGGATTTGTTGAGGACGAAGGCATAGTCCGTTTCAATGGCCGGGAAGCCATTACCATCAGTATTATCTCTGAAGGGGATATCAGTGCCTTGCAAACGTCCAGGGATGTACGTCAGTTTCTAACCCAATATCAGAGTCAATTACCTGTTGGGGTAGAAGCGCAGCCCTGGGGGGACGGTGCCTATTATCTGAAAAGCCGCCTGAGCATGATGATGGAAAATATGCTGAGCGGCGGGATTCTGGTGTTCCTGTTATTAACCCTGTTTCTGCGTATGCGGGTAGCTTTCTGGGTCGTAGTGGGAATTCCCGTCTGCTTTCTGGGGGCAATCTGGCTGATGCCCAATGCCTTTATGCCGGTTTCCATCAATATGCTGAGCCTGTTCGGGTTTATCCTGGTGCTTGGTGTAGTGGTGGATGATGCCATCATTATGGGCGAGAGCGTCTATACCAGCATTTCACGGTATGGTCATACCACTGACAATGTGGTGGCCGGTGTCCGGCGGGTCGTGGTGCCTGCCACCTTTGGTGTATTGACGACGATTGCAGCCTTTCTGCCGGTGTTGTTTGTCACCGGAAAGGCATCGCCTTTCTTTCATGCGATTGGGCTGGTGGATGATACTTTGTCTTTTCTTTTCACTGGTGGAATCAAAACTTATCCTACCTGCACACCTTGCCCATATGCGCAAAGTCGAGGCTGGCAAGCTTCCTGCTAA
- a CDS encoding efflux RND transporter periplasmic adaptor subunit has product MASSNARRQLFISLAVLALCSGIGFGLTRLVNPPEEEKKTATIPLVESRLLTTESVRFSINSQGVVHPSVETILVAQISGLITEVAPVFVSGGVFQKGDLLVRIDDSDYRVAVRQAEATLAASEARLAEEVARSKAEKQSWLRSGRKLDDAPELLLREPYVAEVRAQVKAAGAQLDKARRDLERTVIRAPYDGMVRERTVNIGQFLGTGSPLGMVFSVEFSEVRLPLKPADLAFIELPAAGRQVSSDIRVTLSQSLGGRLISWEAELARVEGTVDEKSRMHYVVVRVADPYALNRETNVISGNRFTGKSSEPLKAGSFVTARLQGGEIEGLFRIPRRAVYGDGKILVVDENNSLRYRQIRPVYADKNTVYVAEGLVEGERLCLTPLTNPVEGMKVRLADDDVPSGFSTTSSDPLNNNS; this is encoded by the coding sequence ATGGCAAGCAGTAACGCACGTCGCCAGTTGTTTATCTCTCTGGCTGTTCTGGCACTATGCAGTGGCATCGGCTTTGGTCTGACCAGGCTGGTTAACCCCCCTGAAGAAGAGAAAAAAACAGCCACCATTCCTCTGGTTGAATCTCGTTTACTCACTACTGAATCTGTCCGGTTTTCAATTAACAGTCAGGGCGTTGTTCACCCGTCTGTTGAAACAATATTAGTGGCCCAGATATCCGGACTGATTACTGAAGTCGCCCCGGTATTTGTCAGTGGTGGTGTTTTTCAGAAAGGTGATCTGCTGGTCAGAATTGACGACAGCGATTATCGGGTAGCGGTTCGTCAGGCTGAAGCAACCCTGGCAGCCAGTGAAGCCCGTCTGGCTGAAGAAGTAGCCCGGTCAAAGGCTGAAAAACAGAGCTGGCTACGCAGTGGTCGTAAGCTGGATGATGCTCCTGAACTGCTACTGAGGGAGCCTTATGTGGCTGAAGTCCGGGCGCAGGTCAAGGCCGCAGGCGCACAGCTCGACAAAGCCAGAAGGGATCTGGAACGAACCGTTATTCGTGCGCCTTATGACGGCATGGTTCGGGAACGCACTGTCAATATTGGTCAGTTTCTGGGTACTGGTTCACCACTCGGCATGGTGTTCTCGGTCGAATTTTCAGAGGTGCGGCTGCCACTGAAGCCCGCTGATCTTGCCTTTATCGAACTGCCTGCCGCCGGACGTCAGGTGTCTTCTGATATCCGGGTCACCCTGAGCCAGTCACTGGGAGGGCGATTAATCAGTTGGGAAGCCGAGCTGGCAAGGGTGGAAGGAACCGTTGATGAGAAGAGCCGTATGCACTATGTGGTGGTCAGGGTGGCTGACCCTTATGCATTAAATCGTGAGACAAACGTTATCTCCGGTAACAGGTTTACCGGCAAAAGTTCTGAGCCCTTGAAAGCAGGCAGTTTTGTTACTGCCCGTTTGCAGGGCGGCGAGATAGAAGGACTGTTTCGAATTCCCCGGCGTGCGGTTTACGGCGATGGAAAAATCCTGGTGGTTGATGAGAACAACAGTTTGCGTTACCGGCAGATACGGCCGGTTTATGCGGACAAAAACACGGTTTATGTGGCTGAAGGACTGGTTGAAGGTGAACGCTTATGCCTGACTCCGCTGACCAACCCTGTTGAGGGTATGAAAGTTCGACTGGCTGACGACGATGTCCCTTCCGGATTTTCCACCACATCAAGTGACCCCCTGAACAACAACAGCTAA
- a CDS encoding pentapeptide repeat-containing protein yields MLLSTINNFINSNFINSDFINSNFINSNFINSNFINSNFINSNFINSNFINNNFINHPGGSFSLAVRLQIYI; encoded by the coding sequence ATGCTCCTGAGTACCATCAACAACTTCATCAACAGTAACTTCATCAACAGTGACTTTATCAACAGTAACTTTATCAACAGTAACTTTATCAACAGTAACTTTATCAACAGTAACTTCATCAACAGTAACTTCATCAACAGTAACTTCATCAACAACAATTTCATCAACCACCCGGGAGGTAGTTTCAGCCTTGCTGTCAGGCTGCAGATCTATATATAG